The Trichocoleus sp. FACHB-46 genome segment CAAATCTAATGTTGCTCCACGTCCTTTCTTACGAAGAAGAAGGAAGTCCTAGATTGCCAGTGCTGACAGGTTTTGACGCTTATCCTGGCATGATCCGGACTCAAGCTTTAGAGCTATACCAACAGCAATGGCAAAACTATGAAGGTCAAGGGCTAGCAATGCTGCGATCGCGGGCTCAAGAAGCGGCGGATGTAGGTGTGCGAGTGGAGTTTACCCAAAGCCCTGGTAGTCCTGGCCGAGCCATCTGTGCCTTAGCTCGAACTTGGGGCGCAGATTTGATTCTGGTGGGGCGTCGAGGTCGATCGGGTCTGAGCGAACTCTTTTTAGGTAGCGTTAGTAACTATGTGCTGCACCACGCTCCCTGTGCGGTTTTAGTTACCCAAGGAGCGATCGCTCCCAGTCCGCAAGAGCGATCGCCAGAACACGTAGAAGTTTTGTCTTAAAAGTTTTGTCTTGCCAAAAGAGCAAGAGTTTTTCTACCGAGGCAGCCTCAGCAGGTAGGAGGTAGAGTGAAGCGATCGCGGTCGGAATGCAGTCGTGCGGTCATCTCGCTTAAATTCAGATGCTCAATTCAGAAGTAAGTAACTGGTCAATCACCTCAGCGACTCCATCACCTCGGCTGCCTTGCGTCACCCAATCCGCTTGTTCTTTCACCATCGGCAGCGCGTTGGCTACGGCTACAGAGAGGGCGCAAATATTCAGAAAAGCGAGATCATTCTCCGCATCACCAAACCCGACTACGTTCTGTGGAGATAACTCCATGCGTTCTAGGGCTGCTTTCAACCCGGTCGCTTTGTTTAAACCGGAGGGCAGCACCATTACAGCTTCTTTATTGAGAATTATCTGTAGCTCTAACCCCAAATCTCTAATGGTTTCTAATACCGTGGTTTCATAGGGTTTCCAAGTTGCTACAATCACGCGACCAACAGCTAAGGAATCAACTTGGCGTTCTTGAAGAGCTTGGATAAAGGCTGCGGGAGGGCGATCGCCCAACAATTGCTCTTCACGGGTGTTAGGCCAGTACAGCAAAGCCCCATTCTCAGCAACCACACAATCAAACCAATCTACCTGCGGCAGCACCTGGAATAGCTCGTCTAACCGTCTACCTGTGACTAAATAAAATGAGTTTGCGGCCAGATTCGCGGAGGCGTTGCAAGGCTGCCAGCGTGGTTTTGCTGACTTGACCTTTCGTAGCGAGTGTTCCGTCGGGCGTTGCTGAAAGAGTAATGCTGGCTTTGGCACAATGAAGGTATGAAATGTCCTCAATGTCACTCCACTCACACAGCTAAAAACGGTCACCG includes the following:
- a CDS encoding universal stress protein encodes the protein MYRRILVAIDHSSISRQAFEQALALAKLTEANLMLLHVLSYEEEGSPRLPVLTGFDAYPGMIRTQALELYQQQWQNYEGQGLAMLRSRAQEAADVGVRVEFTQSPGSPGRAICALARTWGADLILVGRRGRSGLSELFLGSVSNYVLHHAPCAVLVTQGAIAPSPQERSPEHVEVLS
- a CDS encoding HAD-IIB family hydrolase — encoded protein: MPKPALLFQQRPTEHSLRKVKSAKPRWQPCNASANLAANSFYLVTGRRLDELFQVLPQVDWFDCVVAENGALLYWPNTREEQLLGDRPPAAFIQALQERQVDSLAVGRVIVATWKPYETTVLETIRDLGLELQIILNKEAVMVLPSGLNKATGLKAALERMELSPQNVVGFGDAENDLAFLNICALSVAVANALPMVKEQADWVTQGSRGDGVAEVIDQLLTSELSI